A DNA window from Solanum lycopersicum chromosome 3, SLM_r2.1 contains the following coding sequences:
- the LOC101249796 gene encoding uncharacterized protein isoform X4, with the protein MDSQTLMIGPSYHLSGISSRRRVFHHGETFCFMMVLFHIIIILAKGEPCSMKGQQNQAEYDACMSYKPNEEDGFSGDLSNGFILENPVPRQSLDSVCSHTDLFCFPPRLREFLFEEKNTQSQVEEVSGVQSDVDLPVGSDEENKNLSRSSDSCIFKFLGGRTISCYLSYPEFYSELPCNCIRRNRADGVSFGEVPLSDDKYKKLKPKAEDGTGSFNILGGSSPHVEINPPLLDWGEKYLYFPSLAFLNVKNTHSDRSLTVFEPYGTNSQFYPCNFSEILLAPGETASICFVFLPTWLGLSSAQFVLQTSSGGFLVQAKGFTVESPYHIQPLVGLDISSSGRLSKNLSLYNPYNEALYVEEVTIWTSISSGDNTRYAKAICNMNKGEDSNNNFSLLGVKEWLDVKGDDEVGIPLVAIRPHRNWKIDPHKTETIIELDFPSHTTGEIFGAFSLELLSSSKGKADTIIVPLKAELGKMSAHSELMDPLLLSIQTVEPCATDGTSVVALSVRNDSPYILSIVKVSEAGENIKYFRVRYVEGLILFPDTVTQVAVVTYPLVQAHEMSMNCKLLVSTNDSRTSEIEVACMDVVSIHSGDKYDSSIGQKENSDEVEPGNTRASSSSSMRSPLEIKAVDTTMADESVLKNWKSHATAYDMSVLDESEVVFPVIQVGSYHSQWITIENPSQKPILVQLVLNSWEIIDECKTSGSHLQPSLSSRIVANYSTAPKRYGFSLAENAVTEGLLHPFSKASFGPILFQPAARCQWRSSALLRNNLSGVEWLSLKGSGGLLSLVLLDASVPVQNLDFKLNMPTPLNLSSSGVLYNMKDKFHACSLSLSKELHAKNVGDFPLEVKKIEISGTECGTDGFVINGCKGFSLEPEESIKLEISYHTDFSAATIHRDLELALATGILVIPMKASLPICVLHFCKRSLFWTRVKKLLVTILFLTSLFFLVLWCIIPQVVAFGSHECLPKSGKSYMTSVSHAGKLSRMHPTEKQIGKFVFSFKLNSLLRSIGEGYNSASDTQKGMEVSSSTKPVAIQSSDTYETSKTGNLTVKIAKEKGRRRKKKKNSATALVGLFDVSSSHSGNSTPSSPLSPTSNLTPRRPSPQSAVVDRPVKLINPFADVGSHQCKKNIHSEFASQRNVLQREVTLTDGGKNSCPPQEKPGAPKRSASKPVLLPSATFPCADKSVPRLMCRQPVLASSSVIAPHLRAPGSKPPNQMALKTDKKMGMEEKFTYDIWGDHLSNLPLVGRSKEVLETPPRALENSSSSFFLRGPQTLITNYQQITVSSDREG; encoded by the exons ATGGACTCTCAAACCCTAATGATCGGACCTTCATATCATCTCTCCGGCATCTCCTCCCGCCG GAGAGTGTTTCACCATGGTGAAACATTCTGCTTTATGATGGTTCTGTTCCATATCATCATTATTCTGGCTAAAGGTGAACCATGTTCAATGAAGGGACAGCAAAACCAAGCAGAGTATGATGCATGTATGTCCTACAAACCCAATGAGGAGGATGGCTTTAGTGGTGATTTGTCAAATGGTTTCATTCTTGAGAACCCCGTACCTCGTCAAAGTCTTGATAGCGTGTGTTCACATACAGACTTGTTCTGCTTTCCACCCAGATTGCGGGAGTTTTTGTTTGAAGAGAAGAATACCCAATCACAAGTGGAAGAAGTTTCTGGGGTTCAATCTGATGTTGATTTGCCTGTAGGATCAGATGAAGAGAATAAAAATCTTAGCAGGTCATCCGATTCTTGTATTTTCAAGTTCTTGGGTGGAAGAACAATTTCATGCTATCTGAGTTACCCAGAGTTTTACAGTGAATTGCCTTGTAATTGTATAAGAAGGAATAGGGCAGATGGTGTTTCTTTCGGTGAAGTGCCTTTGTCtgatgataaatataaaaaattgaaaccaaAAGCAGAAGACGGGACAGGCAGTTTCAACATTTTGGGTGGTTCTTCCCCTCATGTAGAAATCAATCCCCCTTTGCTCGACTGGGGGGAgaagtatttatattttccttCATTAGCTTTTCTAAATGTTAAAAATACACACAGCGACAGGTCACTGACTGTCTTTGAACCTTATGGAACCAATTCTCAGTTTTACCCTTGCAATTTCAGCGAAATATTGTTGGCACCTGGTGAAACTGCATCAATTTGTTTTGTGTTTTTGCCTACATGGTTGGGTTTATCTTCAGCGCAGTTTGTTTTGCAGACTAGCTCCGGTGGTTTCTTGGTTCAGGCTAAGGGCTTTACTGTTGAATCTCCATATCACATACAGCCTTTAGTCGGTCTTGATATTTCCTCTAGTGGAAGGCTGAGTAAAAATCTTTCTTTGTATAATCCTTACAATGAAGCCCTCTATGTGGAGGAGGTAACTATTTGGACGTCTATTTCTTCAGGAGATAATACCCGTTATGCAAAAGCAATTTGTAATATGAATAAAGGTGAAGATTCAAACAATAATTTCAGCTTGCTTGGTGTTAAGGAGTGGCTGGATGTCAAGGGTGATGATGAGGTTGGTATCCCTCTAGTTGCAATTAGACCCCATAGGAATTGGAAAATTGATCCTCACAAAACTGAGACCATCATAGAATTAGATTTCCCTAGTCATACAACGGGAGAGATATTTGGTGCCTTTTCTCTGGAGTTGCTTAGCTCTTCCAAAGGTAAAGCTGATACAATTATTGTCCCTCTCAAAGCAGAACTTGGCAAGATGTCTGCTCACAGTGAGCTCATGGATCCACTTCTTTTGTCTATTCAAACTGTAGAACCATGTGCGACTGATGGTACTAGTGTTGTTGCTCTGTCAGTGAGAAATGATTCACCTTACATATTGAGCATTGTCAAGGTAAGTGAGGCTGGAGAGAACATCAAGTATTTTCGTGTCAGATATGTTGAGGGACTAATACTCTTCCCTGATACTGTTACGCAAGTCGCTGTGGTCACGTACCCTCTGGTGCAAGCTCATGAAATGAGCATGAACTGTAAATTGCTCGTATCAACTAATGACTCGAGAACTTCTGAAATTGAAGTTGCTTGCATGGATGTAGTCAGCATTCATTCAGGAGATAAATATGACTCTTCAATTGGTCAAAAAGAAAACTCTGATGAAGTTGAACCTGGAAACACAAGAGCCTCTTCAAGCAGCAGCATGCGGTCACCATTAGAAATCAAG GCTGTGGATACAACAATGGCAGATGAGTCGGTATTGAAGAACTGGAAATCTCATGCTACTGCTTATGACATGTCTGTTCTGGATGAAAGCGAAGTAGTGTTTCCAGTGATTCAAGTCGGAAGTTATCACTCTCAGTGGATAACAATAGAGAACCCAAGTCAAAAACCAATCTTGGTGCAGCTTGTTCTGAACTCCTGGGAAATTATTGATGAGTGCAAGACTTCAGGAAGCCATTTGCAGCCTTCTCTATCCAGTAGAATAGTTGCTAACTACTCTACTGCTCCAAAGAGATATGGTTTTTCGCTAGCGGAGAATGCAGTAACTGAAGGACTTCTTCACCCTTTTAGTAAAGCATCATTTGGTCCAATTTTATTTCAACCTGCAGCTCGATGTCAGTGGAGAAGTTCAGCATTGCTCAGGAACAATCTTTCTGGTGTGGAGTGGTTAAGTCTCAAAGGTTCTGGGGGGTTGCTTTCTTTGGTCTTGCTTGATGCATCTGTACCTGTGCAGAACTTGGATTTCAAATTAAACATGCCAACCCCTCTTAATCTCTCTTCTTCGGGTGTGCTATATAACatgaaggataaatttcatgcATGTTCTCTGTCATTGTCAAAGGAGCTTCATGCAAAGAACGTGGGTGACTTCCCCTTGGAggtcaaaaaaattgaaatctcTGGAACAGAGTGTGGAACAGATGGGTTCGTAATAAATGGTTGTAAAGGCTTTTCTCTTGAACCTGAGGAGTCTATAAAGCTTGAGATATCATATCATACTGATTTTTCTGCTGCCACTATACATAGAGATCTTGAACTGGCTTTGGCAACTGGCATACTTGTTATACCAATGAAAGCTAGCCTTCCTATCTGTGTGCTTCATTTCTGCAAGAGGTCTTTGTTCTGGACGAGGGTGAAGAAATTGCTCGTCACTATTCTCTTTCTAACTTCTTTATTCTTTCTAGTTCTGTGGTGCATCATACCCCAAGTGGTGGCCTTTGGCTCCCATGAGTGCTTGCCTAAGAGTGGAAAAAGCTATATGACATCTGTTAGTCATGCTGGAAAATTGTCTCGCATGCATCCCACTGAGAAACAGATTGGCAAGTTTGTCTTCTCCTTTAAATTGAACAGTTTGCTTCGGTCAATTGGGGAAG GATATAACTCTGCATCAGATACCCAAAAGGGAATGGAGGTGTCGTCCTCTACAAAGCCTGTAGCAATTCAGAGTTCTGATACATATGAAACCTCAAAAACTGGTAATCTCACTGTCAAAATTGCAAAAGAAAAAGGGAGGAGgcggaagaagaaaaagaattctGCGACTGCTTTGGTTGGACTTTTTGATGTTTCAAGTAGTCATAGTGGCAATTCTACACCATCATCACCCCTGTCTCCTACCTCAAATTTAACACCTCGTCGGCCATCTCCCCAGTCTGCTGTTGTGGATCGACCTGTTAAGCTCATCAATCCCTTTGCTGATGTTGGTAGTCatcaatgtaaaaaaaatatacactcCGAATTTGCATCTCAGAGGAATGTCTTGCAGAGAGAGGTAACATTAACGGATGGTGGAAAAAATTCTTGTCCTCCTCAAGAGAAGCCTGGTGCACCTAAAAGATCAGCCAGCAAACCTGTTCTTCTGCCTTCAGCAACCTTCCCTTGTGCTGATAAATCTGTTCCTCGCTTGATGTGTCGTCAACCAGTTCTGGCTTCAAGTTCTGTAATTGCTCCTCATTTACGAGCTCCTGGATCTAaacctccaaatcagatggcaCTTAAAACTGATAAAAAGATGGGTATGGAGGAAAAGTTTACTTATGATATTTGGGGTGACCATCTTTCCAATCTTCCCCTTGTAGGTAGGTCAAAGGAGGTATTGGAGACGCCTCCGCGTGCTTTAGAAAACAGCTCCAGTAGTTTCTTTCTAAGGGGTCCACAGACCCTTATTACCAACTACCAACAAATAACTGTAAGTTCTGACCGTGAAGGTTAA
- the LOC101249796 gene encoding uncharacterized protein isoform X1 gives MDSQTLMIGPSYHLSGISSRRRRGNGGGDYKVERNPHQQGESEKSRRVFHHGETFCFMMVLFHIIIILAKGEPCSMKGQQNQAEYDACMSYKPNEEDGFSGDLSNGFILENPVPRQSLDSVCSHTDLFCFPPRLREFLFEEKNTQSQVEEVSGVQSDVDLPVGSDEENKNLSRSSDSCIFKFLGGRTISCYLSYPEFYSELPCNCIRRNRADGVSFGEVPLSDDKYKKLKPKAEDGTGSFNILGGSSPHVEINPPLLDWGEKYLYFPSLAFLNVKNTHSDRSLTVFEPYGTNSQFYPCNFSEILLAPGETASICFVFLPTWLGLSSAQFVLQTSSGGFLVQAKGFTVESPYHIQPLVGLDISSSGRLSKNLSLYNPYNEALYVEEVTIWTSISSGDNTRYAKAICNMNKGEDSNNNFSLLGVKEWLDVKGDDEVGIPLVAIRPHRNWKIDPHKTETIIELDFPSHTTGEIFGAFSLELLSSSKGKADTIIVPLKAELGKMSAHSELMDPLLLSIQTVEPCATDGTSVVALSVRNDSPYILSIVKVSEAGENIKYFRVRYVEGLILFPDTVTQVAVVTYPLVQAHEMSMNCKLLVSTNDSRTSEIEVACMDVVSIHSGDKYDSSIGQKENSDEVEPGNTRASSSSSMRSPLEIKAVDTTMADESVLKNWKSHATAYDMSVLDESEVVFPVIQVGSYHSQWITIENPSQKPILVQLVLNSWEIIDECKTSGSHLQPSLSSRIVANYSTAPKRYGFSLAENAVTEGLLHPFSKASFGPILFQPAARCQWRSSALLRNNLSGVEWLSLKGSGGLLSLVLLDASVPVQNLDFKLNMPTPLNLSSSGVLYNMKDKFHACSLSLSKELHAKNVGDFPLEVKKIEISGTECGTDGFVINGCKGFSLEPEESIKLEISYHTDFSAATIHRDLELALATGILVIPMKASLPICVLHFCKRSLFWTRVKKLLVTILFLTSLFFLVLWCIIPQVVAFGSHECLPKSGKSYMTSVSHAGKLSRMHPTEKQIGKFVFSFKLNSLLRSIGEGEALSVESFSACEDIQAVSQNQSVTDQNVNHCAGYNSASDTQKGMEVSSSTKPVAIQSSDTYETSKTGNLTVKIAKEKGRRRKKKKNSATALVGLFDVSSSHSGNSTPSSPLSPTSNLTPRRPSPQSAVVDRPVKLINPFADVGSHQCKKNIHSEFASQRNVLQREVTLTDGGKNSCPPQEKPGAPKRSASKPVLLPSATFPCADKSVPRLMCRQPVLASSSVIAPHLRAPGSKPPNQMALKTDKKMGMEEKFTYDIWGDHLSNLPLVGRSKEVLETPPRALENSSSSFFLRGPQTLITNYQQITVSSDREG, from the exons ATGGACTCTCAAACCCTAATGATCGGACCTTCATATCATCTCTCCGGCATCTCCTCCCGCCG GAGAAGGGGAAATGGGGGAGGGGATTACAAGGTAGAACGGAATCCTCACCAACAAGGTGAAAGTGAAAAGTCCAG GAGAGTGTTTCACCATGGTGAAACATTCTGCTTTATGATGGTTCTGTTCCATATCATCATTATTCTGGCTAAAGGTGAACCATGTTCAATGAAGGGACAGCAAAACCAAGCAGAGTATGATGCATGTATGTCCTACAAACCCAATGAGGAGGATGGCTTTAGTGGTGATTTGTCAAATGGTTTCATTCTTGAGAACCCCGTACCTCGTCAAAGTCTTGATAGCGTGTGTTCACATACAGACTTGTTCTGCTTTCCACCCAGATTGCGGGAGTTTTTGTTTGAAGAGAAGAATACCCAATCACAAGTGGAAGAAGTTTCTGGGGTTCAATCTGATGTTGATTTGCCTGTAGGATCAGATGAAGAGAATAAAAATCTTAGCAGGTCATCCGATTCTTGTATTTTCAAGTTCTTGGGTGGAAGAACAATTTCATGCTATCTGAGTTACCCAGAGTTTTACAGTGAATTGCCTTGTAATTGTATAAGAAGGAATAGGGCAGATGGTGTTTCTTTCGGTGAAGTGCCTTTGTCtgatgataaatataaaaaattgaaaccaaAAGCAGAAGACGGGACAGGCAGTTTCAACATTTTGGGTGGTTCTTCCCCTCATGTAGAAATCAATCCCCCTTTGCTCGACTGGGGGGAgaagtatttatattttccttCATTAGCTTTTCTAAATGTTAAAAATACACACAGCGACAGGTCACTGACTGTCTTTGAACCTTATGGAACCAATTCTCAGTTTTACCCTTGCAATTTCAGCGAAATATTGTTGGCACCTGGTGAAACTGCATCAATTTGTTTTGTGTTTTTGCCTACATGGTTGGGTTTATCTTCAGCGCAGTTTGTTTTGCAGACTAGCTCCGGTGGTTTCTTGGTTCAGGCTAAGGGCTTTACTGTTGAATCTCCATATCACATACAGCCTTTAGTCGGTCTTGATATTTCCTCTAGTGGAAGGCTGAGTAAAAATCTTTCTTTGTATAATCCTTACAATGAAGCCCTCTATGTGGAGGAGGTAACTATTTGGACGTCTATTTCTTCAGGAGATAATACCCGTTATGCAAAAGCAATTTGTAATATGAATAAAGGTGAAGATTCAAACAATAATTTCAGCTTGCTTGGTGTTAAGGAGTGGCTGGATGTCAAGGGTGATGATGAGGTTGGTATCCCTCTAGTTGCAATTAGACCCCATAGGAATTGGAAAATTGATCCTCACAAAACTGAGACCATCATAGAATTAGATTTCCCTAGTCATACAACGGGAGAGATATTTGGTGCCTTTTCTCTGGAGTTGCTTAGCTCTTCCAAAGGTAAAGCTGATACAATTATTGTCCCTCTCAAAGCAGAACTTGGCAAGATGTCTGCTCACAGTGAGCTCATGGATCCACTTCTTTTGTCTATTCAAACTGTAGAACCATGTGCGACTGATGGTACTAGTGTTGTTGCTCTGTCAGTGAGAAATGATTCACCTTACATATTGAGCATTGTCAAGGTAAGTGAGGCTGGAGAGAACATCAAGTATTTTCGTGTCAGATATGTTGAGGGACTAATACTCTTCCCTGATACTGTTACGCAAGTCGCTGTGGTCACGTACCCTCTGGTGCAAGCTCATGAAATGAGCATGAACTGTAAATTGCTCGTATCAACTAATGACTCGAGAACTTCTGAAATTGAAGTTGCTTGCATGGATGTAGTCAGCATTCATTCAGGAGATAAATATGACTCTTCAATTGGTCAAAAAGAAAACTCTGATGAAGTTGAACCTGGAAACACAAGAGCCTCTTCAAGCAGCAGCATGCGGTCACCATTAGAAATCAAG GCTGTGGATACAACAATGGCAGATGAGTCGGTATTGAAGAACTGGAAATCTCATGCTACTGCTTATGACATGTCTGTTCTGGATGAAAGCGAAGTAGTGTTTCCAGTGATTCAAGTCGGAAGTTATCACTCTCAGTGGATAACAATAGAGAACCCAAGTCAAAAACCAATCTTGGTGCAGCTTGTTCTGAACTCCTGGGAAATTATTGATGAGTGCAAGACTTCAGGAAGCCATTTGCAGCCTTCTCTATCCAGTAGAATAGTTGCTAACTACTCTACTGCTCCAAAGAGATATGGTTTTTCGCTAGCGGAGAATGCAGTAACTGAAGGACTTCTTCACCCTTTTAGTAAAGCATCATTTGGTCCAATTTTATTTCAACCTGCAGCTCGATGTCAGTGGAGAAGTTCAGCATTGCTCAGGAACAATCTTTCTGGTGTGGAGTGGTTAAGTCTCAAAGGTTCTGGGGGGTTGCTTTCTTTGGTCTTGCTTGATGCATCTGTACCTGTGCAGAACTTGGATTTCAAATTAAACATGCCAACCCCTCTTAATCTCTCTTCTTCGGGTGTGCTATATAACatgaaggataaatttcatgcATGTTCTCTGTCATTGTCAAAGGAGCTTCATGCAAAGAACGTGGGTGACTTCCCCTTGGAggtcaaaaaaattgaaatctcTGGAACAGAGTGTGGAACAGATGGGTTCGTAATAAATGGTTGTAAAGGCTTTTCTCTTGAACCTGAGGAGTCTATAAAGCTTGAGATATCATATCATACTGATTTTTCTGCTGCCACTATACATAGAGATCTTGAACTGGCTTTGGCAACTGGCATACTTGTTATACCAATGAAAGCTAGCCTTCCTATCTGTGTGCTTCATTTCTGCAAGAGGTCTTTGTTCTGGACGAGGGTGAAGAAATTGCTCGTCACTATTCTCTTTCTAACTTCTTTATTCTTTCTAGTTCTGTGGTGCATCATACCCCAAGTGGTGGCCTTTGGCTCCCATGAGTGCTTGCCTAAGAGTGGAAAAAGCTATATGACATCTGTTAGTCATGCTGGAAAATTGTCTCGCATGCATCCCACTGAGAAACAGATTGGCAAGTTTGTCTTCTCCTTTAAATTGAACAGTTTGCTTCGGTCAATTGGGGAAGGTGAGGCTCTGTCAGTTGAAAGTTTCAGTGCATGTGAAGATATTCAAGCTGTCTCCCAAAATCAAAGTGTAACTGATCAGAATGTGAATCATTGTGCAGGATATAACTCTGCATCAGATACCCAAAAGGGAATGGAGGTGTCGTCCTCTACAAAGCCTGTAGCAATTCAGAGTTCTGATACATATGAAACCTCAAAAACTGGTAATCTCACTGTCAAAATTGCAAAAGAAAAAGGGAGGAGgcggaagaagaaaaagaattctGCGACTGCTTTGGTTGGACTTTTTGATGTTTCAAGTAGTCATAGTGGCAATTCTACACCATCATCACCCCTGTCTCCTACCTCAAATTTAACACCTCGTCGGCCATCTCCCCAGTCTGCTGTTGTGGATCGACCTGTTAAGCTCATCAATCCCTTTGCTGATGTTGGTAGTCatcaatgtaaaaaaaatatacactcCGAATTTGCATCTCAGAGGAATGTCTTGCAGAGAGAGGTAACATTAACGGATGGTGGAAAAAATTCTTGTCCTCCTCAAGAGAAGCCTGGTGCACCTAAAAGATCAGCCAGCAAACCTGTTCTTCTGCCTTCAGCAACCTTCCCTTGTGCTGATAAATCTGTTCCTCGCTTGATGTGTCGTCAACCAGTTCTGGCTTCAAGTTCTGTAATTGCTCCTCATTTACGAGCTCCTGGATCTAaacctccaaatcagatggcaCTTAAAACTGATAAAAAGATGGGTATGGAGGAAAAGTTTACTTATGATATTTGGGGTGACCATCTTTCCAATCTTCCCCTTGTAGGTAGGTCAAAGGAGGTATTGGAGACGCCTCCGCGTGCTTTAGAAAACAGCTCCAGTAGTTTCTTTCTAAGGGGTCCACAGACCCTTATTACCAACTACCAACAAATAACTGTAAGTTCTGACCGTGAAGGTTAA